One Echinicola strongylocentroti DNA window includes the following coding sequences:
- the ftsZ gene encoding cell division protein FtsZ, which produces MRDYKFDIPKNHKSIIKVIGVGGGGSNAVNHMFGQGIKDVEFVVVNTDAQALKSSPVPLKLQIGATLTEGLGAGANPEKGKNAALESKEEIRELLADNTKMVFITAGMGGGTGTGAAPVLAKIAKDMDILTVGIVTAPFIFEGRKKTGAAQKGIEELRANCDTVLVILNDKLREVYGNLPIRSAFGKADNVLTTAAKSIAEIITVHQDVNVDFEDVKTVMKDAGAAVMGSATEEMEGRAIKAAEKAIASPLLNNVDIKGAQKILLSIMSGEEEELSMDELSEITEYIQDRAGDDAEVIFGQGIDPDLKKSIRVTVIATGFQAGEIAKGTYGEEAKPQQEENTKKVIDLDSGKTTKVEEENDASAGQTFTFTIQQPSPANSHQKEEQQSAQPVNRDAQVDTENEHAHEDGEFEFVPANPQKKVTPLYDDEPEQPKAQSQETNSPSATGYANDYYEQIKQKAMQRAHERFERLKNLRAVNQTPEEFKEKLDTPAYLRKNVKLQDVQHSSESNLSKFNLNDDNEILGNNRFLHDNVD; this is translated from the coding sequence ATGAGAGATTACAAATTTGATATTCCTAAAAACCACAAATCTATCATCAAGGTGATAGGTGTGGGAGGAGGTGGTTCCAATGCAGTGAACCACATGTTTGGACAGGGAATAAAGGATGTGGAGTTTGTGGTAGTCAATACCGATGCCCAAGCGCTGAAGAGCAGCCCCGTTCCGCTAAAGTTGCAGATCGGTGCCACCTTGACCGAGGGGCTCGGTGCAGGTGCCAATCCCGAAAAAGGTAAAAATGCTGCCCTTGAGAGCAAGGAAGAAATAAGAGAGCTCTTGGCGGACAACACCAAAATGGTTTTTATTACTGCCGGAATGGGCGGTGGTACAGGTACTGGCGCAGCTCCGGTGCTAGCAAAAATCGCCAAGGATATGGATATCCTGACAGTGGGCATTGTCACAGCGCCGTTTATCTTTGAAGGCCGCAAAAAGACAGGTGCCGCACAGAAGGGAATCGAGGAATTACGTGCCAACTGCGATACCGTTTTGGTCATTCTGAATGACAAACTGCGTGAGGTTTATGGTAATTTGCCTATCCGTTCTGCTTTTGGTAAAGCAGACAACGTCTTGACCACAGCAGCTAAATCCATTGCTGAGATCATAACCGTTCACCAAGATGTAAACGTCGATTTTGAGGATGTGAAGACGGTGATGAAAGATGCTGGTGCTGCGGTGATGGGTTCTGCAACAGAAGAAATGGAAGGCCGTGCCATCAAGGCAGCCGAAAAAGCCATCGCTTCACCATTGCTCAACAACGTGGATATCAAAGGAGCCCAGAAGATCTTACTGTCCATTATGTCCGGTGAGGAAGAGGAGCTTTCTATGGATGAATTGAGTGAAATCACTGAATACATCCAAGATCGTGCAGGAGATGATGCAGAGGTGATTTTTGGTCAAGGTATCGACCCTGATTTGAAAAAGTCTATCCGTGTGACAGTGATTGCCACAGGTTTTCAGGCAGGAGAGATTGCCAAAGGTACCTATGGGGAAGAAGCTAAGCCCCAACAGGAAGAAAATACTAAAAAGGTGATCGACCTGGATTCTGGAAAGACTACGAAAGTAGAAGAGGAAAATGACGCTTCTGCAGGTCAGACTTTTACCTTTACCATTCAGCAACCTTCTCCGGCCAACAGCCACCAGAAGGAAGAACAGCAGTCTGCCCAACCTGTCAATCGGGATGCTCAAGTGGATACGGAAAATGAACATGCCCATGAGGATGGTGAGTTTGAATTTGTCCCTGCCAATCCACAAAAGAAAGTAACACCGCTGTACGATGATGAACCAGAGCAGCCTAAGGCCCAGTCTCAGGAGACCAATAGCCCTTCTGCCACTGGATATGCAAATGATTATTATGAGCAAATCAAGCAAAAAGCCATGCAAAGAGCACATGAGCGTTTTGAAAGACTAAAAAACCTAAGGGCTGTCAATCAGACTCCTGAGGAATTTAAGGAAAAGCTTGATACGCCAGCTTATTTAAGGAAAAATGTAAAACTCCAGGATGTGCAACATAGCTCAGAATCCAACCTCTCTAAGTTCAACTTAAATGATGATAATGAGATTCTGGGCAATAACCGGTTTTTACATGATAATGTTGATTAA